From a single Nothobranchius furzeri strain GRZ-AD chromosome 7, NfurGRZ-RIMD1, whole genome shotgun sequence genomic region:
- the map9 gene encoding microtubule-associated protein 9 isoform X1, translated as MTDQEVRTLAYSKSPKTTKRTTFQDELQAAVFARTSKTKAEPFSKDTNEVEDELLNKLLHSRKKRIDAFKASKNKTKLNNFDLSDDEDKDSRPKKVSFLKSQKNGSDSQNQTASEHHENKASESFSSESISSKHSTNLSEQNLQSTNEEATDSLMTRKTSSRSYQTSDDSLTLPLPSDGSVVEAPGQEKEIVAVAETSDTPQSSTSSFNNNISAECVAEREPPKPKPRQRTFGLNSHTSEKPVEETETQDPNRPQTSSVSVLCSTDTSSHNNWTDQTNSPVLNKSSYQSTQSQLQSTFDSVSRDDGKETEENYSTSFEEFNGCSRDLSTQLSCDPDNSSHSKKTARSQSVGSKKMESNYLGNLKVLDRKISLQESQPQAAESLRAAVYQEWLKTKRETLRQNVQLKKKEKLLKEKEKMQEQEAKRESAVASFKAWEEKKAENLRAKANEMSRRIRKEQKATEDKEEKRQSAKQVFEKWKQEQDHLLREKYRQQKDAENKLLLQKQEKKEERKMESKLAFSDWCERKKGVFHEKLKKERKEIQTKVEEEQYMNEEKEKMALEMYENWLKRKDLEQKRTREERRVREIIQDSPPPPWSPPNKTVPFKK; from the exons ATGACAGATCAAGAGGTCAGGACACTCGCTTATTCTAAAAGCCccaaaacaacaaaaagaacAACATTTCAG gatgAACTTCAAGCAGCTGTGTTCGCCAGGACAAGCAAAACAAAAGCAGAACCATTCTCTAAAGACACGAATGAAGTTGAGGATG aatTGTTGAACAAACTTCTTCATTCAAGAAAAAAGAGGATTGATGCCTTTAAGGCTTCAAAGAATAAAACCAAGTTGAACAATTTTGATCTTTCAGATGACGAAGATAAAGATAGCAGACCCAAGAAAGTTTCATTCCTGAAATCTCAAAAGAATGGCTCTGACTCCCAAAACCAAACGGCTTCAGAGCATCATGAAAACAAGGCATCAGAGTCCTTCAGTAGTGAGTCAATATCCTCAAAGCACTCCACAAACCTCAGTGAACAAAATTTACAATCTACAAATGAGGAAGCTACCGATTCTCTAATGACAAGGAAGACTTCAAGTAGGTCGTACCAAACGTCAGATGATTCGCTGACTTTGCCGCTACCATCTGACGGCAGTGTAGTGGAAGCTCCAGGGCAAGAGAAGGAGATTGTTGCTGTGGCCGAAACCTCTGACACTCCTCAGTCATCAACATCTTCCTTCAACAACAATATTTCAGCTG AGTGTGTGGCAGAGAGGGAGCCTCCCAAACCCAAACCTCGGCAGAGGACCTTTGGATTAAATTCACACACCTCGGAAAAACCTGTTGAAGAAACTGAAACTCAGGATCCAAACCGACCCCAGACCTCTTCTGTGTCAGTTCTCTGCTCGACGGATACATCCAGCCACAATAAT TGGACAGATCAAACAAACTCACCTGTCCTCAACAAATCTTCATACCAGAGCACACAGTCACAACTGCAGTCCACATTTGATTCCGTCTCCAGAG ATGATGGAAAAGAAACTGAGGAGAACTATTCTACATCATTTGAAGAATTTAAT GGATGCTCCAGAGACCTCTCAACTCAACTCTCTTGTGACCCTGATAACAG TTCGCACTCCAAGAAGACTGCGAGGTCTCAGAGTGTCGGCTCCAAAAAGATGGAATCAAATTATTTAGGGAATCTCAAAGTTCTGGACCGTAAAATCTCCTTACAAGAATCTCAGCCACAAGCAGCAGAATCCCTCAGAGCAGCGGTTTACCAG GAATGGCTTAAAACAAAAAGAGAAACATTAAGACAAAACGTCCAGCTAAAGAAGAAGGAGAAACTtttaaaagaaaaggagaaaatg CAGGAGCAGGAGGCTAAAAGGGAAAGTGCTGTTGCCTCCTTCAAAGCTTGGGAGGAGAAGAAGGCAGAAAACCTCAGAGCCAAAGCAAATGAAATGAGCAGGAGGATTAGAAAAGAACAAAAAGCTACGgaagacaaagaagaaaaaagacaGTCTGCCAAACAG GTGTTTGAGAAATGGAAGCAGGAGCAGGATCACCTGCTGAGAGAAAAGTACAGACAACAGAAAGATGCTGAAAATAAGCTCCTGCTGCAGAAACAAGAAAAGAAGGAAGAAAGGAAGATGGAGAGTAAACTGGCCTTTTCTGACTG GTGTGAAAGGAAGAAAGGTGTtttccatgaaaaactcaagaaggAACGCAAAGAAATCCAAACGAAAGTAGAAGAGGAGCAGTACATGAATGAGGAAAAGGAAAAAATGGCTTTGGAAATGTATGAAAACTGGCTG AAAAGAAAGGATCTTGAGCAGAAGAGAACAAGAGAAGAAAGACGAGTACGAGAAATAATCCAGGACAGTCCTCCCCCGCCATGGAGCCCCCCGAATAAAACTGTTCCGTTTAAAAAATAA
- the lias gene encoding lipoyl synthase, mitochondrial, producing the protein MALFKQCCCLTGRFSTNRLGLSPRYIPRVYTSGVTSAAQCSPDRKNKKEFLGEDGPDLQDFISGDLSEKSKWVEYRGNLKRQKGERLRLPPWLKTEIPIGKNYNRLKNTLRDLNLHTVCEEARCPNIGECWGGGEYATATATIMLMGDTCTRGCRFCSVKTARQPPPLDPDEPYNTAKAIAAWGLDYVVLTSVDRDDISDGGAEHFAKTVANLKERNSHILVECLTPDFRGDLAAVEKIALSGLDVYAHNVETVRELQRYVRDPRANFDQSLSILRHAKRVKPNVLTKTSIMLGLGESNQQILNTLTELREAGVDCLTLGQYMQPTKRHLKVEEYVTPERFAHWEKVGREMGFVYTASGPLVRSSYKAGEFFLKNLLQKRKSEVTAAE; encoded by the exons ATGGCGTTGTTTAAACAGTGTTGCTGTTTGACGGGTCGGTTTTCCACAAACCGGCTGGGGTTGAGTCCCAGATACATCCCACGT GTTTACACCAGCGGTGTGACAAGTGCGGCCCAGTGCTCTCCGGATCGGAAAAACAAGAAGGAGTTCCTGGGAGAAGATGGGCCCGACCTGCAGGACTTCATATCAGGAGATCTGTCTGAGAAAAGCAAGTGGGTTGAATACAGAGGCAACCTGAAGAGACAGAAAGGAGAAAG GCTGAGACTTCCTCCATGGCTGAAGACCGAGATCCCCATAGGGAAGAACTACAACCGGCTGAAGAACACCCTAAGAGACCTGAACCTGCACACG gtgtgtgaggaggCCAGGTGTCCGAACATTGGGGAGTGTTGGGGAGGTGGAGAGTATGCTACAGCTACAGCCACCATCATG TTGATGGGTGACACGTGCACCCGTGGGTGTCGGTTCTGCTCAGTGAAGACGGCTCGCCAGCCGCCTCCTCTGGACCCAGATGAACCGTACAACACAGCCAAGGCCATCGCTGCCTGGGGGCTGGACTACGTGGTTCTGACGTCTGTGGACAGAGACG ATATTTCTGATGGAGGAGCTGAACACTTTGCTAAGACTGTAGCTAACCTGAAAGAAAG AAACTCCCACATCCTCGTTGAATGTCTGACCCCTGACTTCCGCGGTGACCTGGCCGCGGTGGAGAAAATCGCCCTATCAGGGCTGGACGTGTACGCTCACAACGTGGAGACGGTGCGTGAGCTGCAAAG GTATGTTCGTGACCCCAGGGCAAACTTCGACCAGTCTCTGAGCATCCTCAGACACGCTAAAAGGGTCAAACCCAACGTGCTCACCAAGACATCCATCATGTTAGGACTGGGAGAGTCCAACCAACAGATACTCAACACTCTGACtg agctgcgggaggcgggagtcgACTGTCTGACCCTGGGTCAGTACATGCAGCCCACGAAGCGCCACCTGAAG GTGGAGGAATATGTGACTCCTGAAAGGTTTGCCCACTGGGAGAAAGTAGGGCGTGAGATGGGTTTCGTCTACACAGCCAGTGGGCCGTTGGTCCGATCCTCCTACAAAGCAG GTGAATTCTTCCTGAAGAATCTACTGCAGAAGAGAAAatctgaagtcactgcagcagaaTAA
- the map9 gene encoding microtubule-associated protein 9 isoform X3 translates to MTDQEVRTLAYSKSPKTTKRTTFQDELQAAVFARTSKTKAEPFSKDTNEVEDDDEDKDSRPKKVSFLKSQKNGSDSQNQTASEHHENKASESFSSESISSKHSTNLSEQNLQSTNEEATDSLMTRKTSSRSYQTSDDSLTLPLPSDGSVVEAPGQEKEIVAVAETSDTPQSSTSSFNNNISAECVAEREPPKPKPRQRTFGLNSHTSEKPVEETETQDPNRPQTSSVSVLCSTDTSSHNNWTDQTNSPVLNKSSYQSTQSQLQSTFDSVSRDDGKETEENYSTSFEEFNGCSRDLSTQLSCDPDNSSHSKKTARSQSVGSKKMESNYLGNLKVLDRKISLQESQPQAAESLRAAVYQEWLKTKRETLRQNVQLKKKEKLLKEKEKMQEQEAKRESAVASFKAWEEKKAENLRAKANEMSRRIRKEQKATEDKEEKRQSAKQVFEKWKQEQDHLLREKYRQQKDAENKLLLQKQEKKEERKMESKLAFSDWCERKKGVFHEKLKKERKEIQTKVEEEQYMNEEKEKMALEMYENWLKRKDLEQKRTREERRVREIIQDSPPPPWSPPNKTVPFKK, encoded by the exons ATGACAGATCAAGAGGTCAGGACACTCGCTTATTCTAAAAGCCccaaaacaacaaaaagaacAACATTTCAG gatgAACTTCAAGCAGCTGTGTTCGCCAGGACAAGCAAAACAAAAGCAGAACCATTCTCTAAAGACACGAATGAAGTTGAGGATG ATGACGAAGATAAAGATAGCAGACCCAAGAAAGTTTCATTCCTGAAATCTCAAAAGAATGGCTCTGACTCCCAAAACCAAACGGCTTCAGAGCATCATGAAAACAAGGCATCAGAGTCCTTCAGTAGTGAGTCAATATCCTCAAAGCACTCCACAAACCTCAGTGAACAAAATTTACAATCTACAAATGAGGAAGCTACCGATTCTCTAATGACAAGGAAGACTTCAAGTAGGTCGTACCAAACGTCAGATGATTCGCTGACTTTGCCGCTACCATCTGACGGCAGTGTAGTGGAAGCTCCAGGGCAAGAGAAGGAGATTGTTGCTGTGGCCGAAACCTCTGACACTCCTCAGTCATCAACATCTTCCTTCAACAACAATATTTCAGCTG AGTGTGTGGCAGAGAGGGAGCCTCCCAAACCCAAACCTCGGCAGAGGACCTTTGGATTAAATTCACACACCTCGGAAAAACCTGTTGAAGAAACTGAAACTCAGGATCCAAACCGACCCCAGACCTCTTCTGTGTCAGTTCTCTGCTCGACGGATACATCCAGCCACAATAAT TGGACAGATCAAACAAACTCACCTGTCCTCAACAAATCTTCATACCAGAGCACACAGTCACAACTGCAGTCCACATTTGATTCCGTCTCCAGAG ATGATGGAAAAGAAACTGAGGAGAACTATTCTACATCATTTGAAGAATTTAAT GGATGCTCCAGAGACCTCTCAACTCAACTCTCTTGTGACCCTGATAACAG TTCGCACTCCAAGAAGACTGCGAGGTCTCAGAGTGTCGGCTCCAAAAAGATGGAATCAAATTATTTAGGGAATCTCAAAGTTCTGGACCGTAAAATCTCCTTACAAGAATCTCAGCCACAAGCAGCAGAATCCCTCAGAGCAGCGGTTTACCAG GAATGGCTTAAAACAAAAAGAGAAACATTAAGACAAAACGTCCAGCTAAAGAAGAAGGAGAAACTtttaaaagaaaaggagaaaatg CAGGAGCAGGAGGCTAAAAGGGAAAGTGCTGTTGCCTCCTTCAAAGCTTGGGAGGAGAAGAAGGCAGAAAACCTCAGAGCCAAAGCAAATGAAATGAGCAGGAGGATTAGAAAAGAACAAAAAGCTACGgaagacaaagaagaaaaaagacaGTCTGCCAAACAG GTGTTTGAGAAATGGAAGCAGGAGCAGGATCACCTGCTGAGAGAAAAGTACAGACAACAGAAAGATGCTGAAAATAAGCTCCTGCTGCAGAAACAAGAAAAGAAGGAAGAAAGGAAGATGGAGAGTAAACTGGCCTTTTCTGACTG GTGTGAAAGGAAGAAAGGTGTtttccatgaaaaactcaagaaggAACGCAAAGAAATCCAAACGAAAGTAGAAGAGGAGCAGTACATGAATGAGGAAAAGGAAAAAATGGCTTTGGAAATGTATGAAAACTGGCTG AAAAGAAAGGATCTTGAGCAGAAGAGAACAAGAGAAGAAAGACGAGTACGAGAAATAATCCAGGACAGTCCTCCCCCGCCATGGAGCCCCCCGAATAAAACTGTTCCGTTTAAAAAATAA
- the map9 gene encoding microtubule-associated protein 9 isoform X2, whose product MTDQEVRTLAYSKSPKTTKRTTFQDELQAAVFARTSKTKAEPFSKDTNEVEDELLNKLLHSRKKRIDAFKASKNKTKLNNFDLSDDEDKDSRPKKVSFLKSQKNGSDSQNQTASEHHENKASESFSSESISSKHSTNLSEQNLQSTNEEATDSLMTRKTSSRSYQTSDDSLTLPLPSDGSVVEAPGQEKEIVAVAETSDTPQSSTSSFNNNISAECVAEREPPKPKPRQRTFGLNSHTSEKPVEETETQDPNRPQTSSVSVLCSTDTSSHNNWTDQTNSPVLNKSSYQSTQSQLQSTFDSVSRDDGKETEENYSTSFEEFNGCSRDLSTQLSCDPDNSSHSKKTARSQSVGSKKMESNYLGNLKVLDRKISLQESQPQAAESLRAAVYQEWLKTKRETLRQNVQLKKKEKLLKEKEKMEQEAKRESAVASFKAWEEKKAENLRAKANEMSRRIRKEQKATEDKEEKRQSAKQVFEKWKQEQDHLLREKYRQQKDAENKLLLQKQEKKEERKMESKLAFSDWCERKKGVFHEKLKKERKEIQTKVEEEQYMNEEKEKMALEMYENWLKRKDLEQKRTREERRVREIIQDSPPPPWSPPNKTVPFKK is encoded by the exons ATGACAGATCAAGAGGTCAGGACACTCGCTTATTCTAAAAGCCccaaaacaacaaaaagaacAACATTTCAG gatgAACTTCAAGCAGCTGTGTTCGCCAGGACAAGCAAAACAAAAGCAGAACCATTCTCTAAAGACACGAATGAAGTTGAGGATG aatTGTTGAACAAACTTCTTCATTCAAGAAAAAAGAGGATTGATGCCTTTAAGGCTTCAAAGAATAAAACCAAGTTGAACAATTTTGATCTTTCAGATGACGAAGATAAAGATAGCAGACCCAAGAAAGTTTCATTCCTGAAATCTCAAAAGAATGGCTCTGACTCCCAAAACCAAACGGCTTCAGAGCATCATGAAAACAAGGCATCAGAGTCCTTCAGTAGTGAGTCAATATCCTCAAAGCACTCCACAAACCTCAGTGAACAAAATTTACAATCTACAAATGAGGAAGCTACCGATTCTCTAATGACAAGGAAGACTTCAAGTAGGTCGTACCAAACGTCAGATGATTCGCTGACTTTGCCGCTACCATCTGACGGCAGTGTAGTGGAAGCTCCAGGGCAAGAGAAGGAGATTGTTGCTGTGGCCGAAACCTCTGACACTCCTCAGTCATCAACATCTTCCTTCAACAACAATATTTCAGCTG AGTGTGTGGCAGAGAGGGAGCCTCCCAAACCCAAACCTCGGCAGAGGACCTTTGGATTAAATTCACACACCTCGGAAAAACCTGTTGAAGAAACTGAAACTCAGGATCCAAACCGACCCCAGACCTCTTCTGTGTCAGTTCTCTGCTCGACGGATACATCCAGCCACAATAAT TGGACAGATCAAACAAACTCACCTGTCCTCAACAAATCTTCATACCAGAGCACACAGTCACAACTGCAGTCCACATTTGATTCCGTCTCCAGAG ATGATGGAAAAGAAACTGAGGAGAACTATTCTACATCATTTGAAGAATTTAAT GGATGCTCCAGAGACCTCTCAACTCAACTCTCTTGTGACCCTGATAACAG TTCGCACTCCAAGAAGACTGCGAGGTCTCAGAGTGTCGGCTCCAAAAAGATGGAATCAAATTATTTAGGGAATCTCAAAGTTCTGGACCGTAAAATCTCCTTACAAGAATCTCAGCCACAAGCAGCAGAATCCCTCAGAGCAGCGGTTTACCAG GAATGGCTTAAAACAAAAAGAGAAACATTAAGACAAAACGTCCAGCTAAAGAAGAAGGAGAAACTtttaaaagaaaaggagaaaatg GAGCAGGAGGCTAAAAGGGAAAGTGCTGTTGCCTCCTTCAAAGCTTGGGAGGAGAAGAAGGCAGAAAACCTCAGAGCCAAAGCAAATGAAATGAGCAGGAGGATTAGAAAAGAACAAAAAGCTACGgaagacaaagaagaaaaaagacaGTCTGCCAAACAG GTGTTTGAGAAATGGAAGCAGGAGCAGGATCACCTGCTGAGAGAAAAGTACAGACAACAGAAAGATGCTGAAAATAAGCTCCTGCTGCAGAAACAAGAAAAGAAGGAAGAAAGGAAGATGGAGAGTAAACTGGCCTTTTCTGACTG GTGTGAAAGGAAGAAAGGTGTtttccatgaaaaactcaagaaggAACGCAAAGAAATCCAAACGAAAGTAGAAGAGGAGCAGTACATGAATGAGGAAAAGGAAAAAATGGCTTTGGAAATGTATGAAAACTGGCTG AAAAGAAAGGATCTTGAGCAGAAGAGAACAAGAGAAGAAAGACGAGTACGAGAAATAATCCAGGACAGTCCTCCCCCGCCATGGAGCCCCCCGAATAAAACTGTTCCGTTTAAAAAATAA
- the rpl9 gene encoding large ribosomal subunit protein uL6 isoform X2 gives MKTILSSQTVDLPDNVEVRLKGRTVTVKGPRGKLTREFNHINLELSLLGKKQKKLRVDKWWGNRKELATVRTICSHVQNMIKGVTLGFRYKMRSVYAHFPINVVIQESGSLVEIRNFLGEKYIRRVRMRAGVNCAVSSAQKDELVLEGNDIELVSNSAALIQQATTVKNKDIRKFLDGIYVSEKGTVVEPDQ, from the exons ATGAAGACCATTCTCAGCAGCCAGACTGTCGACCTCCCCGACAATG TCGAGGTGAGGTTAAAGGGGCGAACAGTGACTGTCAAAGGGCCCCGTGGTAAGCTCACCAGGGAGTTCAACCACATCAACCTGGAGCTCAGCCTGCTGGGCAAGAAACAGAAGAAG CTTCGTGTGGATAAATGGTGGGGAAACCGAAAGGAGCTGGCCACAGTTCGTACCATCTGCAGCCATGTCCAGAACATGATCAAGGGTGTCACCTTG GGTTTCCGGTATAAAATGCGCTCCGTGTATGCCCATTTCCCCATCAACGTGGTCATTCAGGAGAGTGGATCTCTGGTGGAAATCAGGAACTTTCTGGGAGAGAAATACATCCGTCGTGTCAGGATGAGGGCTG GTGTGAATTGTGCCGTTTCATCTGCCCAGAAGGACGAGCTGGTCCTGGAGGGAAACGACATTGAGCTGGTTTCTAACTCGG CTGCTCTGATCCAACAGGCCACCACAGTCAAAAATAAGGATATCAGAAAGTTCTTGGATGGCATTTATGTGTCTGAGAAGGGAACAGTAGTGGAACCAGACCAGTAA
- the ugdh gene encoding UDP-glucose 6-dehydrogenase — protein MFQIKRICCIGAGYVGGPTCSVIAHMCPEITVTVVDINESRIKAWNSETLPIYEPGLKEVVESCRGKNLFFSTDIDSAIREADLVFISVNTPTKTYGVGKGRAADLKFIEACARRIVEVSDGYKIVTEKSTVPVRAAESIRRIFDANTKPSLDLQVLSNPEFLAEGTAVRDLKEPDRVLIGGDETAEGQRAIRALSAVYEHWVPKTRIITTNTWSSELSKLAANAFLAQRISSINSISALCEATGADVEEVAKAIGMDQRIGNKFLKASVGFGGSCFQKDVLNLVYLCEALNLPEVASYWQQVIDMNEYQRRRFACRIIDCLFNTVTGKKIALLGFSFKKDTGDTRESSSIYISKYLMDEGAKLFIYDPKVLKEQIIHDLSQPSISEDNPKRVSELVTVASDPYEACQSAHALVICTEWDMFKELDYENIYKMMLKPAFIFDGRRVLDHLHAQLQCIGFCIETIGKKVTTTRIPYTPAAVCPLITASEPPTNVANI, from the exons ATGTTTCAGATTAAAAGGATTTGTTGCATTGGAGCGGGGTACGTCGGTGGCCCAACATGCAGTGTAATCGCTCACATGTGTCCAGAGATCACGGTGACAGTGGTGGACATCAACGAGTCTCGTATTAAAGCCTGGAACTCTGAAACTCTGCCCATATATGAG CCTGGATTGAAAGAGGTGGTTGAGTCATGCCGAGGAAAGAATTTGTTCTTTTCTACAGACATCGACTCAGCCATCCGGGAGGCCGACCTCGTCTTCATCTCT GTGAACACCCCAACGAAGACGTACGGGGTGGGGAAGGGCCGTGCGGCTGACCTGAAGTTTATCGAGGCCTGTGCTCGGCGGATCGTAGAGGTGTCTGATGGCTATAAGATTGTGACCGAGAAGAGTACGGTGCCAGTGAGAGCTGCTGAGAGCATCAGACGGATATTTGACGCTAACACCAAACCCAGCCTTGACCTGCAG GTGCTGTCCAACCCAGAGTTCCTTGCTGAGGGAACAGCGGTGCGAGATCTGAAGGAGCCAGATCGTGTCCTGATTGGTGGAGACGAAACTGCTGAAGGTCAAAGGGCGATCAGAGCGCTGAGTGCTGTATACGAACACTGGGTTCCCAAAACAAGAATAATCACCACCAACACATGGTCATCAGAGCTCTCCAAACTG GCAGCTAACGCCTTCCTGGCACAGCGAATCAGCAGCATCAACAGCATCAGCGCTCTGTGCGAGGCCACCGGCGCTGACGTGGAGGAGGTTGCCAAGGCGATCGGCATGGACCAGAGAATAGGCAACAAGTTCCTCAAAGCCAGTGTTG GTTTCGGTGGGAGCTGTTTCCAGAAGGATGTTCTCAATCTGGTGTATTTGTGTGAGGCCCTCAACCTGCCAGAGGTGGCGTCCTACTGGCAGCAG GTCATCGACATGAACGAGTACCAGAGGCGACGCTTCGCCTGTAGAATTATCGACTGTCTTTTCAACACCGTCACGGGCAAAAAGATCGCTCTGCTGGGCTTCTCCTTCAAAAAAGACACTGGTGACACAAG AGAGTCGTCTAGTATCTACATCTCCAAGTACCTGATGGATGAAGGAGCCAAGCTGTTCATTTATGACCCCAAAGTCCTTAAGGAGCAAATCATTCACGACCTCTCTCAGCCTAGCATCTCCGAGGACAACCccaaaagag TGTCTGAGCTGGTGACCGTGGCCTCCGACCCTTATGAGGCCTGCCAGAGCGCACACGCTTTGGTCATCTGCACCGAGTGGGACATGTTTAAG GAGCTGGACTATGAGAACATTTACAAGATGATGTTGAAGCCTGCCTTCATATTTGATGGTCGCAGAGTGTTGGATCACCTCCATGCTCAGCTGCAGTGCATCGGCTTCTGC ATCGAGACAATTGGAAAGAAGGTGACGACGACTCGAATCCCCTACACGCCGGCGGCCGTTTGTCCTCTCATCACTGCCAGCGAACCTCCAACCAACGTAGCAAATATCTAA
- the rpl9 gene encoding large ribosomal subunit protein uL6 isoform X1, whose protein sequence is MKTILSSQTVDLPDNVEVRLKGRTVTVKGPRGKLTREFNHINLELSLLGKKQKKLRVDKWWGNRKELATVRTICSHVQNMIKGVTLGFRYKMRSVYAHFPINVVIQESGSLVEIRNFLGEKYIRRVRMRAGVNCAVSSAQKDELVLEGNDIELVSNSAALIQQATTVRKKDIRKFLDGIYVSEKTTVVEQDIE, encoded by the exons ATGAAGACCATTCTCAGCAGCCAGACTGTCGACCTCCCCGACAATG TCGAGGTGAGGTTAAAGGGGCGAACAGTGACTGTCAAAGGGCCCCGTGGTAAGCTCACCAGGGAGTTCAACCACATCAACCTGGAGCTCAGCCTGCTGGGCAAGAAACAGAAGAAG CTTCGTGTGGATAAATGGTGGGGAAACCGAAAGGAGCTGGCCACAGTTCGTACCATCTGCAGCCATGTCCAGAACATGATCAAGGGTGTCACCTTG GGTTTCCGGTATAAAATGCGCTCCGTGTATGCCCATTTCCCCATCAACGTGGTCATTCAGGAGAGTGGATCTCTGGTGGAAATCAGGAACTTTCTGGGAGAGAAATACATCCGTCGTGTCAGGATGAGGGCTG GTGTGAATTGTGCCGTTTCATCTGCCCAGAAGGACGAGCTGGTCCTGGAGGGAAACGACATTGAGCTGGTTTCTAACTCGG CGGCATTGATCCAACAAGCCACCACAGTCAGAAAGAAGGACATCAGGAAGTTTCTGGATGGCATCTATGTCAGCGAGAAGACCACTGTGGTGGAGCAAGATATTGAATGA